The Shewanella sp. KX20019 genome window below encodes:
- a CDS encoding glutathione S-transferase, with protein sequence MTLPTLYSFRRCPYAMRARLGLVLANKTVSLREIVLRHKPEAMLLASPKGTVPVLILPNGEVIEESIEIMSWALAQNDPNDLLLTAASNKHESAKALIDYNDQIFKGWLDKYKYADRHPEYSQQYYREQGEVFIAQLENLLSKHPQLLGTTPSIADYAIYPFIRQFAHVDKVWFEQSAYKNVQLWLADHLQSDEFITIMKKYPTWLESEQSFVFGK encoded by the coding sequence ATGACCCTACCAACACTGTATTCATTTAGGCGTTGCCCCTACGCGATGCGCGCTAGGCTTGGCCTAGTTCTCGCAAACAAAACAGTTAGCTTGCGAGAAATCGTGCTGAGACATAAGCCGGAGGCGATGCTTTTAGCCTCACCCAAAGGCACTGTGCCAGTGTTGATTTTACCCAATGGTGAAGTGATTGAAGAAAGCATTGAAATCATGAGCTGGGCACTGGCGCAAAACGATCCCAACGACCTGCTATTAACAGCGGCTAGCAACAAACATGAGTCAGCAAAAGCACTGATTGATTATAATGATCAGATCTTTAAAGGCTGGCTAGATAAATATAAATATGCCGACCGCCATCCCGAATACAGTCAGCAATATTACCGTGAACAAGGCGAAGTGTTTATAGCCCAACTTGAAAACCTATTAAGCAAACACCCTCAACTTTTGGGAACAACGCCCTCTATAGCCGATTACGCCATCTATCCTTTCATCAGGCAGTTTGCCCATGTCGACAAAGTCTGGTTCGAGCAATCGGCTTATAAAAATGTGCAACTATGGCTAGCGGATCATCTTCAAAGTGATGAGTTTATAACGATAATGAAAAAATATCCGACCT
- the trhO gene encoding oxygen-dependent tRNA uridine(34) hydroxylase TrhO: MSKVVVCALYKFVSLPEFENIQKPLLTVMEESGIKGTLLLASEGINGTVAGSQAAINALLIWLATQPGLDNIVHKLSFDDDMPFYRTKVKLKKEIVTMGIEGIDPNKVVGTYVKPKDWNALIADPEVLLVDTRNDYEVQIGTFKNALDPQTSTFREFPEYVKQNLDPAKHKKVAMFCTGGIRCEKSTAYLKEQGFDDVYHLEGGILKYLEEVKQEESLWQGECFVFDNRVAVNHDLEKGQYDQCNACRMPITAAEQASPQFEQGVSCPHCIDNVTDKQRERFLERERQVQLSKQRGEAHIGSDVSDVIKSRRIKKEQLKKVQNEKNFN; the protein is encoded by the coding sequence ATGTCAAAGGTTGTAGTTTGTGCCCTGTATAAGTTTGTGTCTCTGCCTGAGTTTGAAAATATTCAAAAGCCATTACTCACTGTGATGGAAGAGTCAGGCATTAAAGGCACATTATTGCTAGCAAGTGAAGGGATCAATGGCACGGTTGCGGGCTCTCAAGCTGCAATTAATGCATTGCTCATATGGTTAGCCACTCAGCCAGGGCTTGATAACATCGTCCATAAATTGTCTTTTGACGACGACATGCCTTTTTACCGCACCAAGGTAAAGCTTAAAAAAGAGATCGTGACAATGGGGATTGAAGGTATTGATCCTAATAAAGTGGTTGGTACTTATGTTAAGCCAAAAGATTGGAACGCACTAATTGCTGATCCTGAAGTGCTTTTAGTTGATACGCGTAATGACTACGAAGTGCAAATTGGTACCTTTAAAAATGCGCTCGACCCACAGACCAGCACTTTTAGAGAGTTCCCTGAATACGTTAAGCAAAACCTTGACCCTGCTAAGCATAAGAAAGTTGCCATGTTTTGCACTGGCGGAATTCGTTGCGAAAAGTCGACTGCATATTTAAAAGAGCAGGGCTTTGATGATGTTTACCATCTAGAAGGTGGTATTTTGAAATACCTTGAAGAGGTGAAGCAGGAAGAAAGCTTGTGGCAAGGTGAGTGTTTTGTGTTTGATAATCGCGTCGCAGTTAACCATGATCTTGAAAAAGGTCAATACGATCAATGTAACGCTTGCCGTATGCCTATCACAGCGGCAGAGCAGGCATCACCGCAGTTTGAACAAGGCGTTAGCTGTCCCCATTGCATTGACAATGTCACCGATAAACAACGGGAGCGCTTTTTAGAGCGTGAGCGTCAGGTACAGCTGTCAAAACAGCGTGGCGAAGCCCACATAGGTAGTGATGTGAGTGATGTTATTAAGTCGCGTCGCATTAAGAAAGAGCAGCTTAAAAAAGTTCAAAATGAAAAAAACTTTAACTAG